In the genome of Polaribacter sp. MED152, one region contains:
- a CDS encoding histidine phosphatase family protein: MKKFFLLFIFSFTLFFSCTPEETTTYYLIRHSEKERINPRDRNPNLNIEGEKRAQNWSEYFKDITIDAVYSTNYNRTIQTATPTALSKNLKVDTYDPSNMYDSVFQKNTKGKSVLVVGHSNTTPAFVNKILGENKYESLSDDDNATLFIVTIKGDDVTSESKKVE; the protein is encoded by the coding sequence ATGAAGAAATTTTTTCTGCTTTTTATATTTTCTTTCACACTATTTTTTAGCTGTACACCAGAAGAAACCACAACTTATTACTTAATTCGTCATTCAGAAAAAGAAAGAATAAATCCTAGAGATAGAAATCCGAACTTAAATATAGAAGGTGAAAAAAGAGCGCAGAATTGGTCTGAGTATTTTAAAGACATAACAATTGATGCTGTCTATTCTACCAATTACAATAGAACCATACAAACTGCTACTCCAACTGCTTTAAGTAAAAATTTAAAGGTAGACACCTATGACCCAAGTAATATGTATGACTCTGTTTTTCAAAAAAACACCAAAGGAAAATCGGTTTTAGTAGTTGGCCATAGTAATACTACACCTGCTTTTGTAAACAAAATTTTAGGCGAAAACAAATATGAAAGTTTATCTGATGATGATAATGCTACGTTATTTATAGTTACCATTAAAGGAGATGATGTAACAAGCGAATCAAAAAAAGTTGAATAA